A single region of the bacterium genome encodes:
- a CDS encoding ankyrin repeat domain-containing protein, with protein MELVQIHWEEVVSMGTEADLDGNTELTAAAKTGDLATVQRLVEDGCDLEQQSASDYTALGIAARHGRVDVVRYVTGHGANVNATRSNGHTCVMDAARAGQLEAIEVLVGAGADLSPVTRTGETALTCAVQNKHAKTALYLLDHGAPLGSWQETRESAREWLEHDLRSGRAHDD; from the coding sequence ATGGAGTTGGTCCAAATTCACTGGGAGGAAGTGGTCTCCATGGGAACTGAAGCGGATCTAGACGGCAATACTGAACTCACGGCGGCGGCCAAGACCGGCGATCTCGCTACCGTCCAGCGCCTGGTCGAGGACGGATGCGATCTCGAACAGCAGAGCGCATCCGACTACACCGCGCTCGGTATCGCCGCGCGGCATGGCAGAGTCGACGTCGTGCGCTACGTGACCGGGCACGGCGCCAATGTGAATGCGACTCGCTCCAACGGTCACACCTGTGTGATGGACGCCGCCCGCGCCGGCCAACTCGAAGCGATCGAGGTATTGGTCGGAGCCGGTGCGGATCTGAGCCCGGTGACCCGGACCGGCGAAACGGCGCTGACCTGCGCGGTGCAGAACAAGCACGCGAAGACTGCGCTGTATCTGCTGGATCACGGCGCACCGCTGGGCTCGTGGCAAGAGACCCGGGAAAGTGCCCGCGAGTGGCTCGAGCACGACCTCAGATCGGGCAGGGCTCACGACGACTGA
- a CDS encoding alginate export family protein, with the protein MRGGWSWICAVACALAALIPCSSFADEPWRLGEVLSGLELSGEHRTRIETLSDRFRIGRRGDDQILVARTILKARLQLAEPLQLVVEFMDSRAGQDDASTPVTSGIVNTTDWLQINLELNLKGPFKGHTSARLGRMTMDVGDRRLVARNRFRNTINAFTGLDLVWRRGPHTLRGFYTLPVQRRPGSSAELRANDARADRENLDVIFWGAYARTELTWKDRAEFFVFGLHEQDDSDRSTRNRELYTPGFRIWRPAESAAWDYQFESVFQFGHSRSSTLSAIELEHKAHFHHAEIGYSFDSPGSPRLVAQYDYASGDASPGDTDNERFDTLFGARRFDFGPTGIYGPFARANLSTPGLRLSAKPCADLAGMVSIRGFWLASDNDAWVASGVVDPAGDSGDFIASQIELRVRWDALPGNLRIEAGAAWLFAGEFMDDAPNSNGVDRSTFAYLQAALHF; encoded by the coding sequence ATGCGGGGCGGCTGGAGTTGGATCTGCGCGGTCGCGTGCGCGTTGGCCGCGCTGATTCCGTGCTCGAGCTTCGCGGACGAACCGTGGCGCCTCGGCGAAGTGCTCTCGGGTCTGGAACTCTCGGGCGAGCACCGCACCCGCATCGAAACGCTCAGCGACCGCTTTCGCATCGGCCGGCGCGGAGATGACCAGATCCTGGTCGCGCGCACGATTCTCAAGGCTCGACTGCAACTCGCCGAGCCACTTCAACTGGTGGTCGAGTTCATGGACTCGCGCGCCGGGCAAGACGATGCCAGTACTCCTGTCACCTCCGGAATCGTCAATACCACCGATTGGTTGCAGATCAATCTGGAACTGAACCTCAAGGGTCCGTTCAAGGGCCACACGAGCGCCCGACTCGGGCGTATGACGATGGATGTCGGGGATCGACGACTCGTTGCCCGCAACCGTTTCCGCAATACGATCAACGCGTTCACCGGTCTCGACCTTGTGTGGAGGCGCGGCCCGCACACCTTGCGCGGCTTCTACACCCTGCCCGTGCAGAGGCGTCCCGGTTCGAGCGCAGAACTTCGCGCGAACGATGCCCGAGCAGATCGCGAGAATCTCGACGTGATCTTCTGGGGCGCATACGCGCGTACGGAACTGACGTGGAAGGATCGCGCCGAGTTCTTCGTCTTCGGTCTGCACGAACAGGACGACAGCGATCGTTCGACTCGAAATCGCGAGTTGTACACACCTGGATTCCGCATCTGGCGCCCCGCCGAGAGCGCGGCCTGGGATTATCAGTTTGAGTCGGTCTTCCAGTTCGGCCATTCGCGGTCTTCGACTCTCAGCGCGATCGAACTCGAGCACAAAGCGCACTTCCATCACGCCGAAATCGGTTACAGCTTCGACTCGCCGGGGTCTCCTCGCCTGGTCGCTCAGTACGACTACGCCAGCGGTGACGCGTCACCCGGCGACACGGACAACGAGCGCTTCGACACGCTCTTCGGCGCCCGACGCTTCGACTTCGGTCCGACCGGCATCTACGGGCCGTTTGCGCGTGCCAATCTCAGCACGCCGGGGTTGCGCCTGAGCGCAAAGCCGTGCGCCGATCTCGCCGGCATGGTCAGCATTCGCGGTTTCTGGCTGGCTTCCGACAACGATGCCTGGGTCGCGAGCGGCGTTGTCGATCCGGCCGGGGACTCGGGAGACTTCATCGCATCCCAGATCGAGCTGCGGGTGCGATGGGACGCATTACCCGGAAATCTGCGCATCGAAGCCGGGGCCGCCTGGCTTTTCGCCGGTGAGTTCATGGATGATGCGCCCAATTCCAATGGGGTGGATCGTTCCACCTTTGCCTATTTACAAGCCGCGCTGCACTTCTGA
- a CDS encoding GFA family protein — protein sequence MLAPMFTGRCLCGAIRYEIDAELGPFAYCHCTSCRRASGTAFTANTPVRAQNLHLRSERNSLGEYESSAGKFRAFCRVCGSPIYARHTSLPDWLSMRLGLIDQDPVHRSSAHFNVAEKAKWFEVSDGLPQYDGDEVPD from the coding sequence ATGCTCGCACCCATGTTTACGGGCCGCTGTTTGTGCGGAGCCATCCGCTACGAGATCGACGCTGAACTCGGGCCCTTCGCGTACTGCCACTGCACGTCGTGCCGGAGGGCGAGCGGGACAGCATTCACAGCGAACACACCCGTTCGCGCGCAGAACCTCCACTTGCGGTCCGAGCGGAACTCGCTTGGCGAATACGAGTCTTCAGCAGGAAAATTCCGCGCCTTCTGTCGCGTCTGCGGTTCTCCGATCTACGCCCGACACACTTCCCTACCAGACTGGCTGAGCATGCGACTCGGGTTGATCGACCAGGACCCCGTGCATCGCTCTTCGGCTCACTTCAACGTGGCGGAAAAGGCGAAGTGGTTCGAGGTGAGCGACGGGCTTCCGCAATACGACGGAGATGAAGTCCCGGACTGA
- a CDS encoding thioredoxin domain-containing protein, which produces MKDVYRLGAIAIALLAAFGIAAAIYSRSQDQERSEQVRKQATSDPAVFVRPHSRFIGPADAEVTVVEFFDPECEACRKAHAPVKQLISGYSGRVRLVMRYMPYHPNSVYAAGALEAAGAQDRYWEMLDTLFEHQPAWGDHHAPKPELIPGYAREIGLDMNAFVQSIESGTHKRLVATDRIDGERLGVSGTPSFFVNQKPLVRLSLVDLKKMIDSELAAN; this is translated from the coding sequence ATGAAAGACGTCTACAGACTGGGAGCGATCGCCATTGCACTTCTCGCGGCCTTTGGAATCGCCGCCGCGATCTACTCTCGAAGCCAAGATCAGGAGCGATCCGAGCAGGTACGGAAACAGGCGACGAGCGATCCTGCGGTTTTCGTCCGGCCCCATAGCCGCTTCATCGGGCCCGCAGATGCGGAGGTCACGGTCGTCGAGTTCTTCGATCCGGAGTGCGAGGCGTGTCGGAAGGCTCACGCACCGGTCAAGCAGTTGATCTCAGGCTACTCCGGCCGAGTGAGGCTCGTGATGCGTTACATGCCGTACCATCCGAACTCCGTCTACGCAGCCGGTGCACTGGAAGCTGCGGGGGCGCAAGACCGCTACTGGGAAATGCTCGACACCTTGTTCGAACATCAACCGGCCTGGGGCGACCATCACGCGCCCAAGCCCGAACTGATTCCCGGCTACGCCCGTGAAATCGGCCTGGACATGAACGCGTTCGTGCAATCGATCGAAAGCGGCACCCACAAGCGACTGGTCGCGACCGACCGAATCGACGGCGAAAGGCTCGGGGTCTCCGGTACTCCATCTTTCTTCGTCAACCAGAAGCCACTCGTTCGACTCAGCCTCGTGGACCTCAAGAAGATGATCGATTCGGAACTCGCCGCGAATTAG
- a CDS encoding glutathione S-transferase family protein: MKLYTGMGPNPRVVNIFAKEKGLEIPSETVDLMAGQNRQEAHLKRNPAGQLPSLELDDGRFISEIIPICEYLEELQPEPSLIGTSAEERATTRMWVRRLDLNIVENLANGFRFSEGMGLFKDRIHTIPQAADDLKAIAQEKLAWLDDLMGDNAFITGKNFTLADILLFGFLEFGASVGQPLDGNLGWIKAWYERVAARPGVSAG; encoded by the coding sequence ATGAAACTCTACACCGGGATGGGCCCCAACCCCCGCGTCGTCAATATCTTTGCCAAGGAAAAGGGTCTCGAGATTCCCTCCGAGACCGTCGACCTGATGGCCGGCCAGAATCGCCAGGAAGCCCATCTGAAGCGAAATCCCGCGGGTCAGCTACCCAGTCTTGAACTGGACGACGGGCGCTTCATTTCCGAGATCATCCCGATCTGCGAGTACCTGGAAGAACTCCAGCCGGAGCCGAGCTTGATCGGCACCAGTGCCGAGGAGCGAGCCACAACGCGTATGTGGGTGAGGCGCCTCGATCTGAACATCGTCGAGAACCTGGCCAACGGCTTCCGGTTTTCGGAGGGCATGGGCCTGTTCAAGGACCGCATCCACACGATCCCGCAGGCCGCGGATGACCTGAAGGCCATCGCGCAGGAGAAGCTCGCCTGGCTCGATGACTTGATGGGCGACAACGCCTTCATCACAGGCAAGAACTTCACACTGGCCGACATCCTGTTGTTCGGATTCCTGGAATTCGGCGCATCCGTCGGACAACCCCTCGACGGGAACCTGGGCTGGATCAAAGCCTGGTACGAGCGAGTGGCCGCACGACCTGGAGTGTCGGCGGGATAG
- a CDS encoding MBL fold metallo-hydrolase — MADDQNILVGALAGKELGSGLFVLPGQGNSLAIESDAGVIVIDVSGPLHVRGMLTALREHTEQPVHAIVYSHGHNGYNSTVDIWQKHNAERGDPPLRLVAHENLPKRYARYRETEELQRRMAAVQFPGRKGLSIELFAPGFKLFDPTETFADTMTLVGGRRRVELIWAPSEVDDALALWLPDDGLLCGGAATPGLSIPNIGTPLRTQRFTIRWADSLDRLAALGAERLMTEFGPMVEGARAVREQLEAMSAALHWLRDEVVGRMNRGMDESEILADMNFPAEHFDHPWMMPIYGAPEYIVRDLYREENGWWDRNPTHLHPAPRPEAASAVLSAIVDREAVLVRARSLADSGETQLALHVIDLIALAPGDDPEVVAARELKADLCRTRAKEVKPFVSKSCYASSARLLKRGHTSWTHLE; from the coding sequence ATGGCAGACGATCAAAATATCCTCGTTGGTGCCCTGGCGGGGAAGGAACTGGGTTCCGGGCTCTTCGTACTCCCGGGTCAAGGAAATTCACTCGCGATCGAGAGCGATGCGGGAGTCATCGTGATCGACGTCAGCGGTCCCCTGCACGTCAGAGGCATGCTCACGGCCCTGCGCGAACACACCGAGCAGCCGGTTCACGCGATCGTCTATTCCCACGGGCACAACGGCTACAACTCGACAGTCGATATCTGGCAGAAGCACAACGCCGAACGCGGCGACCCGCCCCTGCGACTGGTCGCACACGAGAACCTGCCCAAGCGCTACGCCCGCTATCGCGAAACCGAGGAGTTGCAACGGCGCATGGCCGCGGTCCAGTTTCCCGGGCGCAAGGGTCTTTCCATCGAGCTGTTCGCACCGGGCTTCAAACTCTTCGATCCCACCGAGACCTTTGCCGACACGATGACGCTAGTGGGAGGCCGTCGACGCGTGGAGTTGATCTGGGCACCGTCGGAAGTCGACGACGCATTGGCGCTCTGGCTCCCCGACGATGGCCTGTTGTGCGGTGGTGCGGCGACGCCGGGACTCTCGATTCCCAACATCGGCACGCCGCTGCGAACCCAGCGCTTCACGATTCGCTGGGCCGATTCGCTCGATCGACTGGCCGCCCTGGGCGCCGAACGCCTGATGACCGAATTCGGCCCAATGGTCGAAGGAGCGCGAGCCGTCCGCGAACAGCTCGAGGCGATGTCGGCCGCGCTGCACTGGCTGCGCGACGAGGTTGTGGGACGCATGAACCGGGGCATGGACGAGAGCGAGATCCTGGCAGACATGAACTTTCCGGCTGAACACTTCGATCACCCCTGGATGATGCCAATCTACGGCGCTCCGGAGTACATCGTTCGCGATCTGTATCGCGAAGAGAACGGCTGGTGGGATCGAAATCCGACGCATCTGCACCCGGCGCCCCGACCGGAGGCCGCCAGCGCGGTCCTTTCGGCGATTGTCGATCGCGAGGCCGTGCTAGTCCGAGCCCGCTCTCTGGCGGATTCCGGTGAAACGCAACTGGCGCTGCACGTCATCGACCTGATCGCGCTCGCACCGGGGGACGATCCGGAAGTCGTGGCCGCGCGCGAACTGAAAGCCGATCTGTGTCGCACCCGCGCCAAAGAGGTGAAGCCCTTCGTTTCCAAGTCGTGCTATGCCTCGAGCGCGCGCCTGCTGAAGCGAGGCCACACGAGCTGGACTCACCTGGAATAG
- a CDS encoding disulfide bond formation protein B: MTSNAAQSSDRDPPPFGFAYAAFGFALVAMLGSLFFGEIMKLPPCTLCWYQRICLFPLTAVLAVGIALRDQRISAYALPLVIAGLVISTYHNLLQLGLIDEALSPCTGGVSCSEQQIEFLGFASIPMMSLVAFLAILGSLVAHQRTQPKASQ, from the coding sequence ATGACGAGCAACGCTGCACAGTCAAGCGATCGCGACCCGCCCCCGTTTGGCTTCGCCTATGCGGCGTTCGGGTTTGCCCTGGTTGCGATGCTGGGCAGCTTGTTCTTCGGCGAGATCATGAAGCTGCCGCCCTGCACGCTGTGTTGGTACCAGCGCATCTGCCTGTTTCCGCTGACCGCTGTGCTCGCGGTCGGCATCGCTTTGCGCGACCAGAGGATCAGCGCCTACGCCCTGCCCCTGGTGATCGCCGGTCTGGTGATCTCGACCTACCACAATCTTCTCCAACTCGGTTTGATCGACGAGGCGCTCAGCCCATGCACCGGCGGCGTCTCGTGTTCTGAGCAACAGATCGAATTTCTGGGTTTCGCGAGCATCCCCATGATGTCTCTGGTCGCATTCTTGGCGATCCTGGGTAGTCTTGTCGCCCACCAGCGAACGCAGCCGAAAGCGAGTCAATGA
- a CDS encoding amidase translates to MQDEWAKVDATGQAEAVASGQVKPVELVEAAIARIERLNPQLNAVIHRHFDRAIEQSRGELPDGPFRGVPFLLKDLGSGARAGDPIHWGTRFLKDAGFCAANTSYLVEKFDAAGLVTVGRTNVPELGAWSITEPDAYGATRNPWNADHASGGSSGGAASATAAGIVPFAHASDGGGSIRNPASQCGLVGLKPSRGRVSLGPDGAEGWAGMVYEFAVTRSVRDCAALLDAVQGGMPGDPYAVASPATPYKSEVGADPGKLRIGIVDRQTDGPLHPDCDAAMKDTGRRLEALGHKVEIAYPENLFTDALLPHVLNVISSSQARDMENMGQAIGRTLDQGDVDSDNWLVSEMGKTISATQYLAAIEAYNLFRREMLAWWSSFDVLVTPTITAPSPLVGEILPDPAKPLDAFMRSGALLGFCVPFNITGQPAMSLPLFQNAKGLPIGVQLIGGTEREDLLIRLAAQLEDDVRWSQRVPAIHA, encoded by the coding sequence ATGCAGGACGAGTGGGCGAAGGTCGATGCCACGGGACAAGCCGAAGCCGTGGCTTCAGGACAGGTCAAGCCAGTGGAACTGGTCGAAGCGGCGATCGCGCGGATCGAACGACTGAATCCACAGCTCAATGCCGTGATCCACAGACATTTTGATCGCGCGATCGAGCAATCGCGCGGCGAACTTCCCGACGGTCCGTTTCGCGGTGTGCCGTTTCTCTTGAAGGACCTCGGCTCTGGCGCTCGAGCCGGAGACCCGATCCATTGGGGCACGCGCTTCCTCAAGGACGCCGGATTCTGTGCTGCAAACACTTCCTACCTGGTCGAGAAGTTCGATGCGGCAGGACTGGTCACGGTGGGACGAACCAATGTCCCCGAACTGGGAGCCTGGTCGATCACCGAACCCGACGCCTATGGGGCCACGCGCAATCCGTGGAATGCGGACCACGCCTCCGGTGGTTCGAGCGGTGGCGCGGCCTCCGCCACGGCTGCGGGAATCGTTCCGTTCGCACATGCGAGCGACGGCGGTGGTTCGATTCGAAATCCCGCGAGCCAGTGCGGACTCGTGGGGCTGAAGCCCTCGCGCGGTCGGGTCTCGCTCGGACCGGATGGGGCCGAGGGCTGGGCCGGAATGGTCTACGAATTCGCGGTCACGCGCAGTGTGCGCGACTGCGCCGCGTTGCTCGACGCGGTTCAGGGAGGAATGCCCGGAGATCCCTATGCGGTGGCGTCACCTGCCACACCTTACAAGAGCGAAGTCGGTGCGGATCCGGGCAAACTGCGCATCGGCATCGTCGATCGCCAGACGGACGGCCCACTGCATCCGGACTGTGACGCGGCGATGAAGGACACGGGGCGCCGACTCGAAGCTCTCGGGCACAAGGTCGAGATTGCCTACCCGGAAAACCTATTCACGGACGCGCTGCTTCCACACGTCTTGAATGTGATCAGCTCCAGCCAGGCGCGCGATATGGAAAACATGGGCCAGGCAATCGGCCGCACACTCGATCAAGGAGATGTCGACTCTGACAACTGGCTGGTCAGTGAAATGGGCAAGACGATTTCGGCGACTCAGTATCTCGCTGCCATCGAGGCGTACAATCTGTTCCGGCGCGAGATGCTGGCCTGGTGGTCGAGCTTCGATGTACTGGTCACGCCGACGATCACGGCGCCCTCCCCGCTCGTTGGGGAAATCTTGCCCGATCCCGCCAAACCACTCGATGCGTTCATGCGCAGTGGTGCACTTCTCGGTTTCTGCGTTCCGTTCAACATCACAGGGCAACCCGCGATGTCCCTTCCGCTATTCCAGAACGCCAAAGGCCTGCCGATTGGCGTGCAGTTGATCGGAGGAACCGAGCGCGAAGACCTGCTGATTCGTCTGGCTGCCCAACTGGAGGACGATGTGCGCTGGAGCCAGAGGGTGCCCGCTATCCACGCCTGA